A stretch of Aeromicrobium tamlense DNA encodes these proteins:
- the pgm gene encoding phosphoglucomutase (alpha-D-glucose-1,6-bisphosphate-dependent), giving the protein MTERAGQPAAAEDLVDLAHLVTAYYTLRPDPGVVEQRVAFGTSGHRGSSLDTAFNEDHIAATTQAICDYRSHEGITGPLFIGRDTHALSEPAWATALEVLVGNDVEVLVDARDGYTPTPAVSHAILRANRGRTTGLADGIVVTPSHNPPADGGFKYNPPHGGPAGSDATSVIADRANELIAAGLGGVRRVRFTRARAACRPYDYLGTYVDDLPHVIDVEAIAAAGVRIGADPLGGASVAYWAEIADRHGLDLTVVNPLVDGTFRFMTLDWDTKIRMDCSSPHAMASLIEQRDRFDVATGNDADSDRHGIVTPDAGLMNPNHFLAVAISHLFGGARPDWPAGAQIGKTLVSSSMIDRVAEQVGRPLVEVPVGFKWFVPGLIDGSFGFGGEESAGASFLRRDGGVWTTDKDGITAALLASEIIATTGKTPSQLYGELVERHGDPAYARVDAPADRQQKARLGSLSADDVTATELAGEPITAVLTEAPGNGAAIGGLKVTTESAWFAARPSGTEDVYKIYAESFRGPDHLAEVQAAAKSVVDAALASD; this is encoded by the coding sequence ATGACGGAGCGCGCAGGACAACCGGCCGCGGCGGAGGACCTCGTCGACCTGGCCCATCTCGTGACCGCCTACTACACGCTGCGGCCGGACCCCGGCGTGGTGGAGCAGCGGGTGGCGTTCGGCACCAGCGGGCACCGCGGCTCGAGCCTCGACACCGCGTTCAACGAGGACCACATCGCGGCGACGACGCAGGCGATCTGCGACTACCGGAGCCACGAGGGCATCACCGGTCCGCTCTTCATCGGCCGCGACACGCACGCGCTGTCCGAGCCCGCCTGGGCGACGGCGCTCGAGGTGCTGGTCGGCAACGATGTCGAGGTCCTGGTGGACGCGCGCGACGGCTACACGCCCACACCCGCCGTCTCGCACGCGATCCTGCGCGCCAACCGCGGCCGCACCACCGGCCTGGCCGACGGCATCGTCGTCACGCCGTCGCACAACCCGCCCGCTGACGGCGGCTTCAAGTACAACCCGCCCCACGGCGGACCGGCGGGCAGCGACGCCACGTCGGTCATCGCCGACCGCGCCAACGAGCTCATCGCGGCCGGCCTCGGCGGCGTCCGGCGTGTGCGGTTCACGCGGGCGCGCGCCGCGTGCCGGCCCTACGACTACCTCGGCACGTACGTCGACGACCTGCCTCACGTGATCGACGTCGAGGCCATCGCGGCCGCGGGCGTGCGCATCGGCGCCGACCCGCTCGGCGGCGCCAGCGTGGCCTACTGGGCCGAGATCGCCGACCGGCACGGCCTCGACCTCACCGTGGTCAACCCCCTCGTCGACGGGACGTTCCGGTTCATGACGCTGGACTGGGACACCAAGATCCGCATGGACTGCTCGTCACCGCACGCGATGGCGTCGCTCATCGAGCAGCGCGACCGCTTCGACGTGGCCACCGGCAACGACGCCGACTCCGACCGCCACGGCATCGTCACGCCCGACGCCGGCCTGATGAACCCCAACCACTTCCTCGCCGTGGCGATCTCCCACCTTTTCGGCGGCGCGCGGCCCGACTGGCCCGCCGGCGCACAGATCGGCAAGACGCTCGTGTCGTCCTCGATGATCGACCGCGTGGCCGAGCAGGTGGGCCGACCGCTCGTCGAGGTCCCCGTGGGCTTCAAGTGGTTCGTGCCCGGCCTGATCGACGGCTCGTTCGGCTTCGGCGGCGAGGAGTCGGCCGGCGCGTCGTTCCTGCGCCGCGACGGCGGCGTGTGGACCACCGACAAGGACGGCATCACCGCCGCGCTGCTGGCGTCGGAGATCATCGCCACCACCGGGAAGACCCCCAGCCAGCTCTACGGCGAGCTGGTGGAGCGCCACGGCGACCCGGCCTACGCCCGCGTGGACGCCCCCGCCGACCGGCAGCAGAAGGCGCGCCTGGGCAGCCTGAGCGCCGACGACGTGACCGCGACCGAGCTCGCGGGCGAGCCGATCACCGCGGTGCTGACCGAGGCGCCGGGCAACGGCGCCGCGATCGGCGGCCTCAAGGTGACGACGGAGTCGGCGTGGTTCGCCGCCCGCCCCTCGGGCACCGAGGACGTCTACAAGATCTACGCGGAGTCGTTCCGCGGACCCGACCACCTGGCCGAGGTACAGGCCGCGGCGAAGTCGGTGGTCGACGCGGCGCTGGCGTCGGACTGA
- a CDS encoding DUF1800 domain-containing protein has product MVALPGTQPRLPEYAQHLVRRFTYGHNGRLEADVLRLGSVDAWFEAQLSPGKDAAADATLAWFPHLRDSPATAWENARSGAYGGWQYGNDLVRYSLCRRVVSTWQVHEVMVDFWSNLLHIPAGEDSSFPWRMHYDTHAIRPHALGTYKALLRAAVTHPSMSGYLSNHRNTRAQINENLGRELLELYTVGRTAGYTEDDVKDSARLLTGFTVAVGKDYAAGYDPARHHVGAVSVLGQRFENAAADGRPQLDAYLEWLAMRPETATRIARRLCVRFISDDPPQSAVDSVRATYLESGSDIKACLRTLVRHDAFRASAFRKARTPVEDVLATQRACDIVPTGAGSGSHVDSFSWQCSWTGQALFSWPRPDGFPEQSDTYLSPARMLRTWTVHTWMASTNGTLKQATRPLVRDLIPPVWPLPLEDLVHHQSVMMTGRRATAETVAGAATLIDKPATHVFSKSWERETDYLAWMLTLIRTAILNAPEAMLR; this is encoded by the coding sequence ATGGTCGCCCTCCCCGGCACGCAGCCGCGCCTGCCCGAGTACGCGCAGCACCTCGTCCGCCGGTTCACGTACGGCCACAACGGCCGTCTCGAGGCCGACGTCCTGCGGCTCGGATCGGTGGACGCGTGGTTCGAGGCGCAGCTGTCACCCGGCAAGGACGCGGCGGCGGACGCGACGCTGGCGTGGTTCCCGCACCTGCGCGACTCCCCCGCCACGGCGTGGGAGAACGCGCGCAGCGGCGCCTACGGCGGCTGGCAGTACGGCAACGACCTCGTCCGGTACTCGCTGTGCCGTCGCGTGGTGTCGACGTGGCAGGTGCACGAGGTGATGGTGGACTTCTGGTCCAACCTGCTGCACATCCCGGCCGGCGAGGACTCGAGCTTCCCCTGGCGGATGCACTACGACACGCACGCGATCCGGCCGCATGCCCTGGGCACCTACAAGGCGCTGCTGCGGGCCGCCGTGACCCACCCGTCGATGTCGGGCTACCTGTCCAACCACCGCAACACCAGGGCGCAGATCAACGAGAACCTCGGGCGCGAGCTGCTCGAGCTCTACACCGTCGGGCGCACGGCCGGGTACACCGAGGACGACGTGAAGGACTCGGCCCGTCTGCTCACCGGCTTCACCGTCGCGGTCGGCAAGGACTACGCCGCCGGCTACGACCCGGCCCGCCACCACGTCGGAGCCGTGTCGGTGCTGGGCCAGCGGTTCGAGAACGCGGCGGCGGACGGGCGGCCCCAGCTGGACGCCTACCTCGAGTGGCTCGCGATGCGGCCCGAGACGGCGACGCGCATCGCGCGCCGGCTGTGCGTGCGGTTCATCAGCGACGACCCGCCGCAGAGCGCGGTCGACTCGGTCCGCGCCACGTACCTCGAGTCGGGCTCGGACATCAAGGCGTGCCTGCGCACTCTCGTGCGGCACGACGCGTTCCGCGCCTCGGCCTTCCGCAAGGCGCGCACGCCCGTGGAGGACGTGCTGGCCACCCAGCGCGCGTGCGACATCGTGCCCACCGGCGCGGGCTCGGGCAGCCATGTCGACTCGTTCAGCTGGCAGTGCAGCTGGACCGGTCAGGCCCTGTTCTCGTGGCCGCGTCCCGACGGGTTCCCCGAGCAGTCCGACACCTACCTCTCCCCCGCGCGCATGCTGCGGACGTGGACGGTTCACACGTGGATGGCCAGCACGAACGGCACGCTCAAGCAGGCGACCCGTCCGCTCGTGCGCGACCTGATCCCGCCCGTGTGGCCGCTGCCGCTGGAGGACCTCGTGCACCACCAGTCGGTGATGATGACCGGCCGGCGGGCCACCGCCGAGACCGTCGCCGGGGCCGCCACGCTGATCGACAAGCCCGCGACCCACGTCTTCTCGAAGTCCTGGGAGCGCGAGACCGACTACCTCGCCTGGATGCTGACGCTGATCCGGACGGCGATCCTCAACGCGCCGGAGGCGATGCTGCGATGA
- a CDS encoding alpha/beta fold hydrolase encodes MSTVEASGLAFDVDLFGPEDGTPIVLLHGWPQDRRSWRGVAERLADEGLRVIVPDQRGYSPTARPEGVENYDADVLADDVVAIAGALGHDRFHLVGHDWGAAVSWVVATRHAAHVLTLTAVSVPHLAAYNEALAGDPDQQERGAYIGLLRRPGKAETVLLEDDGARLRAMYGGDVPPEDEDAYVERLSEPGALTATLNWYRAMTPALSATPSVTVPTTFVWGATDLAIGRYGAERCGDHVTGDYRFVEVDSGHWLPDTHPDLLASEILDRVRSFPG; translated from the coding sequence GTGAGCACCGTCGAGGCCTCGGGCCTGGCCTTCGACGTCGACCTGTTCGGACCCGAGGACGGCACGCCCATCGTGCTGCTGCACGGCTGGCCGCAGGACCGCCGCTCGTGGCGTGGTGTCGCCGAGCGCCTCGCGGACGAGGGGCTGCGCGTCATCGTGCCCGACCAGCGCGGCTACAGCCCGACCGCGCGCCCGGAGGGCGTGGAGAACTACGACGCCGACGTGCTGGCCGACGACGTCGTCGCGATCGCGGGGGCCCTCGGGCACGACCGGTTCCACCTCGTCGGCCACGACTGGGGCGCGGCCGTCTCGTGGGTCGTGGCCACGCGTCACGCCGCCCACGTGCTGACGCTCACCGCGGTCTCGGTGCCGCACCTGGCCGCCTACAACGAGGCCCTGGCCGGCGACCCCGACCAGCAGGAGCGTGGCGCCTACATCGGCCTGCTGCGTCGTCCCGGCAAGGCCGAGACGGTCCTGCTGGAGGACGACGGGGCACGACTGCGCGCGATGTACGGCGGCGATGTTCCGCCCGAGGACGAGGACGCCTACGTCGAGAGGCTGTCCGAGCCGGGCGCGCTGACGGCGACGCTGAACTGGTACCGCGCCATGACTCCCGCGCTCTCGGCGACGCCCTCGGTCACGGTGCCGACGACGTTCGTCTGGGGCGCCACCGACCTCGCGATCGGCCGCTACGGCGCCGAGCGCTGCGGCGACCACGTCACCGGCGACTACCGCTTCGTCGAGGTCGACAGCGGCCACTGGCTCCCCGACACGCACCCCGACCTGCTCGCCTCCGAGATCCTCGACCGGGTCCGCAGTTTCCCCGGTTAA
- a CDS encoding lysoplasmalogenase, producing MNSLRSPWLAAFGLAVVVHLALVLAEAQPWESITKCLLAPLLIGWVIEQQGPRILVLALVLCLGGDLFLEIDGLFLAGMASFAAAHVCFVTFFVRRGALDVLRRRAWIPLALAVAAVALLAWVWSGLDAELRVPVLVYALLLSSTAATALAVDLRAGIGSLLFLFSDGLIAARIADRVPEESAFGNFVVMLTYALALFFLTTAIVQKEARSRAATTGLDATRPTDCWPKLPTETA from the coding sequence ATGAACTCGCTCCGCAGCCCCTGGCTCGCCGCGTTCGGCCTCGCCGTCGTGGTGCACCTGGCGCTCGTGCTCGCCGAAGCCCAGCCGTGGGAGAGCATCACCAAGTGCCTCCTCGCCCCCTTGCTCATCGGGTGGGTGATCGAGCAGCAGGGCCCACGGATCCTCGTGCTCGCGCTCGTCCTCTGCCTCGGCGGCGACCTGTTCCTCGAGATCGACGGCCTCTTCCTCGCCGGCATGGCGTCCTTCGCGGCGGCGCACGTGTGCTTCGTGACGTTCTTCGTCCGCCGCGGCGCGCTCGACGTGCTGCGCCGCCGGGCGTGGATCCCGCTCGCGCTCGCGGTCGCCGCGGTCGCGCTGCTGGCGTGGGTCTGGTCCGGGCTGGACGCCGAGCTGCGGGTGCCGGTGCTCGTCTACGCGCTGCTGCTGTCCTCCACCGCGGCCACGGCCCTGGCGGTCGACCTGCGGGCCGGGATCGGTTCCCTGCTCTTCCTGTTCAGCGACGGCCTCATCGCGGCACGCATCGCCGACCGGGTGCCCGAGGAGTCGGCGTTCGGTAACTTCGTCGTCATGCTGACCTACGCGCTGGCGCTGTTCTTCCTGACGACCGCGATCGTGCAGAAGGAGGCCCGCAGCCGGGCCGCCACCACGGGGCTGGATGCGACGCGGCCCACGGACTGCTGGCCGAAGCTGCCGACGGAGACCGCGTGA
- a CDS encoding DivIVA domain-containing protein produces the protein MSSPNSSFRTVMRGYDPSEVDAHIATLKEHAKALREQIAEGEDRLAAVTEPNFRHLGDRVGQILSLAEEEAAALRKATAKEVETQRTDANDAVRKLRKEADAYDVSTRREADEYAGATRREADEYAEATRREAELEADRVRKQALDEAAQVTEAAQAELDRITAEHQRSVAEFEQDLAARRAKADAEQAEAARLDRERADEAHRKAAAIVEDAKAEAERVRLESEREVAEIERRRESINAQLTNVRRALANLTGEAPQEEQGSLFETSSERG, from the coding sequence ATGAGCAGCCCGAACTCGTCCTTCCGCACCGTCATGCGCGGCTACGACCCCAGCGAGGTCGACGCGCACATCGCCACGCTCAAGGAGCACGCGAAGGCCCTTCGCGAGCAGATCGCCGAGGGCGAGGACCGGCTGGCCGCGGTCACCGAGCCGAACTTCCGGCACCTCGGCGACCGCGTGGGCCAGATCCTCAGCCTCGCCGAGGAGGAGGCCGCCGCGCTGCGCAAGGCCACCGCCAAGGAGGTCGAGACCCAGCGCACCGACGCGAACGACGCGGTCCGCAAGCTGCGCAAGGAGGCCGACGCCTACGACGTCAGCACCCGTCGCGAGGCCGACGAGTACGCCGGCGCCACGCGGCGCGAGGCCGACGAGTACGCCGAGGCCACCCGTCGCGAGGCCGAACTCGAGGCCGACCGCGTGCGCAAGCAGGCGCTCGACGAGGCCGCCCAGGTCACCGAGGCGGCCCAGGCCGAGCTCGACCGCATCACCGCCGAGCACCAGCGGTCGGTCGCGGAGTTCGAGCAGGACCTCGCGGCCCGTCGCGCGAAGGCCGACGCCGAGCAGGCCGAGGCGGCCCGCCTCGACCGCGAGCGTGCCGACGAGGCGCACCGCAAGGCTGCCGCGATCGTCGAGGACGCCAAGGCGGAGGCCGAGCGCGTCCGCCTCGAGTCCGAGCGCGAGGTCGCCGAGATCGAGCGCCGCCGCGAGAGCATCAACGCGCAGCTGACGAACGTCCGCCGCGCGCTGGCGAACCTCACGGGCGAGGCCCCGCAGGAGGAGCAGGGCTCGCTCTTCGAGACCTCCTCCGAGCGCGGCTGA
- a CDS encoding DUF1501 domain-containing protein yields the protein MTDGHDASCADYGVTRRNLLRSAGLIGMAGVSTKMFGDVLTSTAYGATNGNILVVLSLRGGADGMSMMVPHAESAYYAARPNIAVKKGDLLRPDHTFGLHPSFKPLESLWDSGRMAAIHAVGLPTPNRSHFEAMELVEDADPGSSERIGWLNRVIGCFTSNDVFDGIQVGSTVMPTSLIGPEPSFATSDFTSLSAPWADHASLGPRVRSVLSTMYRDAGTVIGKAGQEALALDRRTGTIAAEEKKGPQHGAVYPEHHELGRALASSAALIRAGVGVRAIAVDFGGWDHHVDISWRISRQVEQMSKSIAAFLTDLGPDASRVTIVTLSEFGRRLGQNGAAGLDHGYGNAVFAFGAGVRGGYYANWPTLATDRRVDGDLAVTTDYRSVLAEILAARFPEVGVGTVFPGLTRTTLGFMSPY from the coding sequence ATGACCGACGGACACGACGCGTCCTGCGCCGACTACGGCGTGACCCGCCGCAACCTGTTGAGGTCGGCCGGCCTGATCGGCATGGCGGGCGTCTCCACGAAGATGTTCGGCGACGTCCTGACGTCCACCGCCTACGGCGCCACGAACGGCAACATCCTCGTCGTCCTCTCGCTGCGCGGCGGGGCCGACGGGATGTCGATGATGGTGCCGCACGCCGAGTCGGCCTACTACGCCGCGCGGCCGAACATCGCGGTGAAGAAGGGCGACCTGCTCCGGCCCGACCACACCTTCGGCCTGCACCCGTCCTTCAAGCCGCTCGAGTCGCTGTGGGACAGCGGACGAATGGCCGCGATCCACGCCGTGGGCCTGCCGACCCCGAACCGCTCGCACTTCGAGGCGATGGAGCTGGTCGAGGACGCCGACCCCGGGTCGTCGGAGCGCATCGGCTGGCTCAACCGCGTCATCGGCTGCTTCACCTCGAACGACGTCTTCGACGGCATCCAGGTGGGCTCCACCGTCATGCCGACCTCGCTCATCGGGCCCGAGCCGTCGTTCGCGACCTCGGACTTCACCTCGCTCTCGGCGCCGTGGGCCGACCACGCCAGCCTCGGTCCGCGGGTTCGCTCGGTCCTGTCGACGATGTACCGCGACGCGGGCACCGTCATCGGCAAGGCCGGCCAGGAGGCCCTCGCCCTCGACCGGCGCACCGGCACGATCGCCGCCGAGGAGAAGAAGGGCCCGCAGCACGGCGCCGTCTACCCCGAGCACCACGAGCTCGGGCGCGCCCTGGCCAGCTCGGCCGCGCTCATCCGCGCGGGCGTCGGCGTGCGCGCGATCGCGGTGGACTTCGGCGGCTGGGACCACCACGTCGACATCTCCTGGCGGATCAGCCGGCAGGTCGAGCAGATGTCGAAGTCGATCGCGGCGTTCCTCACCGACCTCGGCCCCGACGCGTCGCGCGTGACGATCGTGACGCTCAGCGAGTTCGGGCGCCGGCTCGGCCAGAACGGCGCGGCGGGTCTCGACCACGGCTACGGCAACGCCGTATTCGCGTTCGGCGCCGGAGTGCGGGGCGGCTACTACGCGAACTGGCCGACGCTCGCCACGGACCGACGGGTCGACGGCGATCTCGCCGTCACCACCGACTACCGCAGCGTGCTGGCCGAGATCCTCGCCGCGCGCTTCCCCGAGGTGGGCGTCGGCACGGTCTTCCCGGGCCTCACGCGCACGACCCTCGGGTTCATGTCGCCGTACTGA
- a CDS encoding spore germination YkwD domain-containing protein, with protein MRHFRHIGAAAAVAVTVTALAGGALVVAQERTAVERQSGTTLQPAAKKPALRLGATPRSLERGQVVTFRLKTSTKHPRPVHLQRYDSTRKAWRTIAKRTVRGSASIRLKPGTGTFTYRAIAPRVRHRSGGSAHTHRLARSGQVKVAVRAVQRTVPSRPATLTAEEKTLLAAVREARGTYARPAVTAATDRGAEACLTTYARRHAAWMASLGRAADPGSAEHRAAGRSLPAKDCPGRTVSAVTRAVGGASAADAIRTTVDAWLSSPYGETGRLLSACHDASGFEYGIASTTAGGTRWLTVLVSSDTAATKSSGVC; from the coding sequence ATGCGTCACTTTCGTCACATCGGAGCCGCGGCTGCCGTCGCGGTCACCGTGACCGCCCTCGCCGGGGGCGCGCTCGTGGTGGCGCAGGAGCGCACGGCGGTCGAACGTCAGTCCGGGACGACGCTGCAGCCGGCCGCGAAGAAGCCCGCGCTGAGGCTCGGCGCCACGCCCCGCAGCCTCGAGCGCGGACAGGTCGTGACGTTCCGCCTGAAGACCTCCACGAAGCACCCGCGGCCGGTGCACCTGCAGCGCTACGACTCGACCCGCAAGGCCTGGCGCACGATCGCGAAGCGCACGGTGCGCGGGAGCGCCTCCATTCGCCTGAAGCCCGGGACCGGCACGTTCACGTACCGCGCGATCGCGCCGCGCGTGAGGCACAGGAGCGGAGGCTCCGCGCACACGCACCGGCTCGCCCGCTCGGGCCAGGTCAAGGTCGCCGTGCGCGCCGTGCAGCGCACCGTGCCGTCGCGGCCCGCCACCCTGACGGCCGAGGAGAAGACGCTCCTCGCCGCCGTGCGCGAGGCCCGCGGCACCTACGCGCGTCCCGCCGTCACGGCCGCCACCGATCGCGGCGCGGAGGCCTGCCTCACGACGTACGCGCGACGTCATGCGGCCTGGATGGCGAGCCTGGGCCGCGCCGCCGATCCGGGCTCCGCGGAGCATCGCGCCGCCGGCCGCAGCCTGCCCGCGAAGGACTGTCCCGGACGTACCGTCTCGGCCGTCACCCGCGCCGTCGGCGGAGCGAGTGCCGCCGACGCGATCCGCACGACGGTCGACGCCTGGCTGTCCTCTCCCTACGGCGAGACCGGCCGCCTGCTGTCGGCCTGCCACGACGCGAGCGGCTTCGAGTACGGGATCGCCTCGACCACGGCCGGCGGGACCCGCTGGCTCACCGTCCTCGTCTCGTCGGACACCGCCGCCACGAAGTCGTCGGGGGTCTGCTGA
- a CDS encoding exonuclease domain-containing protein — translation MPEASARPTSEPDRPGPGRRAKNVLPPREDPNAWYRQPLASLDFETTGIDPRADRILSFAALSDVGGDLMGMVNPGVPIPESSADIHGITASDLARAPMSAQALRPVLAWVHDLVQRRIGLVVYNASFDLTLLRAEAERHGLDQPDWDRLLVVDPFVIDWGVDRDRDGQRRLSDVASHYGVRLDKAHDAAHDARAAREIAITMGTAYPEIVGSSLTMLMAQQRYWIAARTMDWNKRAHELGRGLTIPGLDWPFA, via the coding sequence ATGCCTGAAGCGTCCGCCCGCCCCACGTCTGAGCCGGATCGTCCCGGCCCGGGACGGCGCGCCAAGAACGTCCTGCCCCCGCGCGAGGACCCCAACGCCTGGTACCGCCAGCCGCTCGCCTCGCTCGACTTCGAGACCACCGGCATCGATCCGCGCGCCGACCGGATCCTGAGCTTCGCCGCGCTGTCCGACGTGGGCGGCGACCTCATGGGCATGGTCAACCCCGGGGTGCCGATCCCCGAGTCCTCGGCCGACATTCACGGCATCACCGCGTCCGACCTGGCGCGCGCGCCGATGTCCGCGCAGGCGCTGCGTCCCGTGCTGGCGTGGGTCCACGACCTCGTCCAGCGCCGCATCGGCCTGGTCGTCTACAACGCCTCGTTCGACCTCACGCTGCTGCGTGCCGAGGCCGAGCGCCATGGGCTGGACCAGCCCGACTGGGACCGCCTCCTCGTGGTCGACCCGTTCGTCATCGACTGGGGCGTCGACCGCGACCGCGACGGCCAGCGCCGCCTGTCCGACGTCGCCTCGCACTACGGCGTCCGGCTCGACAAGGCGCACGACGCGGCCCACGACGCCCGCGCGGCGCGCGAGATCGCGATCACGATGGGCACGGCCTACCCCGAGATCGTCGGCTCCAGCCTCACGATGCTCATGGCGCAGCAGCGCTACTGGATCGCCGCCCGGACGATGGACTGGAACAAGCGCGCCCACGAGCTGGGTCGCGGCCTGACCATCCCCGGCCTCGACTGGCCGTTCGCCTGA
- a CDS encoding pyridoxamine 5'-phosphate oxidase family protein: MSTGSIQELDQDECRELLKVGRFARIAFDTGDQLELLPVNYAYDDGIILIRTSETSGLSTIVDRRFVLEADHHDDTYQTGWSVVVRGTATRATKEQLEEFGTRLPNSWVAAEGAAVHIAITIDDVRGRRVRQFPG, encoded by the coding sequence ATGAGCACCGGATCGATCCAGGAGTTGGACCAGGACGAGTGCCGTGAGCTGCTGAAGGTCGGTCGGTTCGCGCGGATCGCGTTCGACACCGGCGACCAGCTGGAGCTGCTGCCCGTCAACTACGCCTACGACGACGGCATCATCCTGATCCGTACGAGCGAGACCTCAGGACTGTCCACGATCGTCGACCGCCGGTTCGTCCTCGAGGCGGACCACCACGACGACACCTACCAGACCGGCTGGAGCGTCGTCGTGCGCGGAACGGCCACGCGGGCCACGAAGGAGCAGCTCGAGGAGTTCGGCACCCGGCTGCCGAACTCGTGGGTCGCCGCCGAGGGCGCGGCCGTCCACATCGCGATCACGATCGACGACGTCCGCGGCCGCCGCGTGCGCCAGTTCCCGGGCTGA